A window of Triplophysa dalaica isolate WHDGS20190420 chromosome 7, ASM1584641v1, whole genome shotgun sequence contains these coding sequences:
- the nupr1b gene encoding nuclear protein 1b, whose amino-acid sequence MSNHVDVKNIEPTSFEDQYYDEYEYYNLTDRYTEGASRKGRTKKEASCNTNKHNPGGHERKIVVKLQNAEKKCKE is encoded by the exons ATGAGCAACCACGTTGACGTGAAAAACATTGAACCTACCAGCTTTGAGGACCAATACTatgatgaatatgaatattacaACCTAACAGACCGATATACCG AGGGCGCCAGTCGCAAAGGCAGAACGAAGAAGGAGGCGAGCTGCAACACTAACAAACACAACCCCGGTGGACACGAGAGAAAAATAGTGGTTAAACTCCAGAACGCtgaaaagaaatgcaaagaGTGA